In Denitratisoma sp. DHT3, one DNA window encodes the following:
- a CDS encoding hydrogenase small subunit: MAEKPTFHDVFMQRGVSRRDFLGFCAMTATYLGLGPDGPGIIANAMQTKPRIPVLWLHGLECTCCSESFLRSGHPLASEIVLSMISLDYDDTIMAAAGDQAEEILHDIVRDYRGAYLLAVEGNVPLANDGMACIVGGRPFKKKFEEMARHAKAIISWGTCASSGCVQTAKPNPTGATPIHKLVDRVPVINVPGCPPIAEVMTGVISYILTYDRLPELDRQLRPKLFYSQRVHDKCSRRAHFDAGQFVESWDDEGARQGWCLYKMGCRGPTTYNACATIGWNENTSSPIRSGHGCIGCSEEGFWDRGPFYERLPDMQQWGIESNADKVAAVGATVLGSAVAVQLGATALKRMIKPRAGGEAGATESSGSGEPQA, translated from the coding sequence ATGGCCGAAAAGCCCACATTCCACGATGTATTCATGCAGCGCGGCGTTTCTCGGCGCGACTTCCTCGGTTTCTGCGCAATGACGGCAACCTATCTGGGTCTGGGGCCGGATGGCCCCGGCATCATTGCCAACGCCATGCAGACCAAGCCGCGCATTCCCGTGCTCTGGCTGCACGGGCTGGAATGCACCTGCTGTTCCGAGAGCTTCCTGCGTTCGGGCCATCCGCTGGCGTCCGAGATCGTGCTGAGCATGATCTCCCTCGACTACGACGACACCATCATGGCCGCGGCGGGCGATCAGGCGGAAGAAATACTCCACGACATCGTTCGCGACTATCGCGGCGCCTATCTTCTCGCCGTCGAGGGCAACGTGCCCCTGGCCAACGACGGCATGGCGTGCATCGTCGGCGGCCGGCCGTTCAAGAAGAAGTTCGAGGAAATGGCGCGCCACGCCAAGGCGATCATCTCCTGGGGCACCTGCGCGAGTTCCGGCTGCGTGCAGACGGCCAAGCCCAATCCGACCGGCGCCACGCCGATCCACAAGCTGGTGGATCGCGTGCCGGTGATCAACGTTCCCGGCTGCCCCCCCATCGCCGAGGTGATGACGGGCGTCATCAGCTACATCCTCACCTATGACCGTTTGCCCGAATTGGACCGTCAGTTGCGGCCGAAGCTGTTCTATTCCCAGCGCGTGCACGACAAATGCTCCCGGCGGGCGCATTTCGACGCCGGCCAGTTCGTCGAGAGCTGGGACGATGAGGGCGCGCGCCAGGGCTGGTGCCTTTACAAGATGGGTTGCCGCGGCCCCACCACCTACAATGCTTGCGCGACGATCGGCTGGAACGAGAACACCAGCTCCCCGATCCGCTCCGGACACGGCTGCATCGGCTGCTCGGAGGAGGGATTCTGGGATCGCGGTCCCTTCTATGAGCGCCTGCCCGACATGCAGCAATGGGGTATCGAGTCGAATGCCGACAAGGTCGCGGCGGTCGGCGCAACGGTGCTGGGCTCCGCCGTGGCCGTGCAACTGGGCGCCACCGCGCTCAAACGGATGATCAAGCCGCGAGCCGGCGGCGAGGCCGGCGCCACGGAAAGTTCCGGATCGGGGGAGCCGCAGGCATGA